A genomic region of Persephonella marina EX-H1 contains the following coding sequences:
- the rgy gene encoding reverse gyrase translates to MSAIPIVYKDICPNCGGEITAERLEKGLLCESCLPEEIPREDICGILGYGRFVSICELWDKVNDFKSYFKGIINNDLWSIQETWTKRFFLNISYALLAPTGIGKTTFGLVLSKYLSEKEGKKTYLIFPTQVLVNQAYDRLVSFGMDPEKLLAYSTKFAKTKKKQEELKEKIKNNQFDILITTTMFLYKNIDIIPKGEFSLVFVDDVDSVLKSAKNIDKILMLLGFSEEDIQDTLKFITFKQKIFRQGQPEEKDLEIFNRWQEKINRISQKRKGVLIVSSATSNPRSKRVNLFRELLGFEVGRPSLTLRNIEDLYEKPDDVWETSVERIKKLGSGGLVFLSSSETRETLERYVKFLNEKGINAISYEDLMDSLEKFRSGEIPVVVGFASYRNPIARGLDLPDVIRYALFVGVPKLQFNIRFEEEFIHLYYFMLTLTPFLIKKKLIDPQEVRQLYEYINFLKVYAFIPEEKLDREKAERLREIQVYVKSIVEKPEVFDQIKDSPEITLKKTDEGFILITADVTGYIQASGRTSRLYAGGLTKGLAYLLVDDDKAFYSLQKKVRWFSEDIQFKPADQVDLEKILKEIDQDRENVRKVLSGEIIVEERQSFKTTVVIVESPNKARTIANFFGKPLRRKLKGIDAYEIAIGDKFLTIIASKGHIFDLNKEEEYFGVRKNSHFIPVFEPIDEGRKHIIEGIRELDLEVQEVFIATDPDTEGEKISYDLYLLSKPYNFNVKRAEFHEVTKKAFLEAVENYRDIDKNLVKAQLLRRISDRWIGFTISQYVQEKLHRHYLSAGRVQTPVLEWIIERTDQAKQKIAVVRVFIDNIPVEFSFEDRNRAKWFYQNIQFVIVSVKEKKEEKLFVRPFSTDTMLTASARELGFSPQETMSLAQDLFEAGLITYHRTDSIRVSDAGVFVAKEYIQENFGSEYIKIRTYSTYEGAHECIRPTRAVDADELRSMVYTMNLQGITRKHIRLYDLIFRQFIASQMREAVVEKVVYSVRAFDEEVETDLITDIIQHGYDLILPIRTDKLPEGKVDIKKKSYHLKPKVSYYTFGEIIKEMKEKGIGRPSTYAITVQKLLDRHYIIERRGYLFPTKLGRQVMELIKRREDIYRFVNESFTKELESLMDRIEQGKADYEKELEKLFKELEEKKLFFKVEIGKYSYEE, encoded by the coding sequence TTGTCTGCAATTCCTATTGTTTATAAGGATATCTGTCCAAACTGCGGAGGGGAGATAACAGCTGAAAGATTAGAAAAAGGTCTTCTATGTGAAAGCTGTCTGCCTGAGGAGATACCAAGGGAAGATATATGCGGTATATTAGGTTACGGCAGGTTTGTTTCAATATGTGAGCTATGGGATAAGGTAAATGATTTTAAAAGTTATTTTAAAGGGATAATAAATAACGATCTTTGGTCAATACAGGAAACATGGACCAAAAGGTTTTTTCTGAATATATCATACGCACTTTTAGCACCCACAGGGATAGGGAAAACAACATTTGGTCTTGTTCTTTCAAAATATCTTTCAGAAAAGGAAGGTAAAAAAACATACCTTATATTCCCAACGCAGGTTCTCGTTAATCAGGCTTATGACAGGCTTGTATCATTTGGTATGGATCCTGAAAAACTTCTGGCTTACAGCACAAAATTTGCAAAAACAAAGAAAAAACAGGAGGAGCTTAAAGAGAAGATAAAAAATAACCAGTTTGATATTCTGATAACAACAACTATGTTCCTGTACAAAAATATAGACATAATTCCAAAAGGTGAGTTCTCACTTGTCTTTGTTGATGATGTTGATAGCGTGTTAAAAAGTGCAAAGAATATAGACAAGATACTTATGCTACTTGGTTTTTCAGAAGAGGATATACAGGATACATTAAAGTTCATAACATTTAAACAGAAAATTTTCAGACAGGGTCAGCCAGAAGAGAAAGATCTTGAGATATTCAACAGATGGCAGGAAAAGATAAACAGGATAAGTCAGAAGAGAAAAGGTGTTCTTATAGTATCCTCAGCCACATCAAACCCAAGATCAAAAAGGGTAAACCTTTTCAGAGAGCTTCTTGGATTTGAGGTTGGAAGACCTTCCCTGACACTCAGAAATATTGAAGATCTTTATGAGAAGCCTGATGATGTATGGGAAACTTCCGTTGAGAGGATAAAAAAACTTGGATCTGGAGGGCTTGTTTTCCTCTCATCATCTGAAACAAGAGAGACATTAGAAAGGTATGTTAAGTTCTTAAATGAGAAAGGTATAAATGCTATCTCGTATGAAGACCTTATGGACAGTTTAGAGAAGTTCAGATCAGGTGAGATACCTGTAGTTGTTGGTTTTGCAAGCTACAGAAACCCGATAGCAAGAGGTCTTGATCTTCCTGATGTTATAAGATATGCGTTATTTGTAGGTGTTCCAAAACTACAGTTCAACATAAGATTTGAGGAGGAGTTTATACATCTTTACTACTTTATGCTGACTCTAACCCCATTTCTTATAAAGAAAAAACTTATAGATCCACAGGAAGTCAGACAGCTTTACGAGTATATAAACTTTTTGAAGGTATACGCCTTCATACCTGAAGAGAAGTTAGACAGAGAAAAGGCTGAAAGATTGAGGGAGATACAGGTATATGTAAAAAGTATTGTTGAGAAACCCGAGGTTTTTGACCAGATAAAAGATTCACCGGAAATAACACTTAAAAAAACTGATGAGGGATTCATACTTATAACAGCGGATGTAACAGGTTATATACAGGCTTCAGGGAGAACATCAAGGCTTTATGCTGGAGGTCTAACAAAAGGTCTTGCATATCTTCTTGTTGATGATGATAAAGCCTTCTACTCACTCCAGAAAAAAGTAAGATGGTTCAGTGAGGACATCCAGTTTAAACCTGCAGATCAGGTTGATCTTGAAAAGATATTGAAAGAGATAGATCAGGACAGGGAGAATGTCAGGAAGGTTCTTTCAGGTGAGATAATCGTTGAGGAGAGGCAGTCCTTTAAAACAACTGTTGTTATCGTGGAATCACCTAATAAGGCAAGAACAATAGCAAACTTCTTTGGTAAGCCATTAAGAAGAAAGCTCAAAGGTATAGACGCCTACGAGATAGCTATAGGAGATAAATTCTTAACGATCATAGCCAGTAAAGGTCATATATTTGATCTTAACAAAGAAGAGGAGTACTTTGGCGTCAGGAAGAACAGTCATTTCATACCTGTATTTGAACCTATTGATGAAGGCAGAAAACATATTATAGAAGGTATAAGGGAGCTTGATCTTGAGGTTCAGGAGGTTTTTATAGCAACAGACCCTGATACTGAAGGTGAGAAGATAAGCTACGATCTATACCTATTAAGTAAGCCTTACAACTTTAATGTAAAAAGAGCAGAGTTCCACGAGGTTACTAAGAAAGCATTTTTAGAGGCTGTTGAGAACTACAGAGATATTGACAAAAACCTTGTAAAAGCACAGCTTTTAAGGAGAATCTCAGACAGATGGATAGGTTTTACAATATCACAGTATGTTCAGGAGAAGCTTCACAGACATTATCTATCAGCAGGTAGAGTACAGACACCTGTTCTGGAATGGATAATAGAAAGAACAGACCAGGCAAAGCAGAAGATAGCTGTTGTGAGAGTCTTTATAGATAACATTCCTGTTGAGTTCAGTTTTGAAGACAGAAACAGGGCAAAATGGTTCTACCAGAATATACAGTTTGTTATCGTCTCAGTTAAAGAAAAAAAGGAAGAAAAGTTATTTGTAAGACCTTTCTCAACTGACACAATGCTCACAGCTTCAGCAAGGGAGCTTGGTTTTTCACCACAGGAGACAATGAGCCTTGCACAGGATCTGTTTGAGGCTGGTCTTATAACATACCACAGAACTGACAGTATAAGGGTCTCTGATGCAGGTGTTTTTGTTGCCAAAGAGTATATACAGGAGAATTTTGGCAGTGAGTATATAAAGATAAGAACATACTCAACATACGAAGGAGCTCATGAATGTATAAGACCAACAAGGGCTGTTGATGCAGATGAACTTAGATCAATGGTATACACAATGAACCTTCAGGGAATAACAAGGAAACATATAAGGCTTTATGATCTTATATTCAGGCAGTTTATAGCTTCGCAGATGAGAGAGGCTGTTGTTGAAAAGGTGGTATACAGTGTGAGAGCTTTTGATGAAGAGGTTGAGACTGATCTTATAACAGATATAATCCAGCATGGTTATGATCTTATCCTCCCAATCCGCACAGATAAACTTCCAGAAGGAAAGGTAGATATTAAGAAAAAAAGCTACCATCTCAAGCCTAAGGTTTCATACTACACATTTGGTGAGATAATTAAGGAGATGAAAGAAAAAGGAATAGGAAGACCATCAACATACGCAATAACTGTTCAGAAACTTCTGGACAGACATTACATAATTGAGAGAAGAGGATATCTCTTTCCAACAAAACTTGGAAGACAGGTTATGGAGCTTATAAAGAGAAGGGAAGATATCTATAGATTTGTAAATGAGAGCTTTACTAAAGAGCTTGAAAGCTTAATGGACAGGATTGAGCAGGGTAAGGCAGACTATGAAAAAGAGTTGGAAAAACTGTTTAAGGAGCTTGAGGAGAAAAAGCTTTTCTTCAAAGTAGAGATAGGTAAGTACAGTTATGAGGAGTGA
- a CDS encoding dihydroorotate dehydrogenase: MEGKAVPLKDPLSYELFGIKFKNPVWTASGCFSYGLEVAQNLYDISELGAVVVKGLSYRPREGNPPQRIVETPCGMLNSIGLQNPGVEYFIKNILPQLREYDTVIVANVFGEDEDEYLKVAEVLNKADGVDLLELNVSCPNVKKGGIAFGSDPETLFNLVYRLKQVMEKPLLVKLSPNITDILDTATASVEAGADGLVLINTLLGMAIDIDKEEPIIGMRTGGLSGPAILPVAVRMIYQVYEKYGSSVPIIGVGGITTAQDALQHILAGAVSVQIGTANFYDPYSPLKVIKGLKEHLDKKGYDHFLQLVGKAHKIKIKEV, translated from the coding sequence TTGGAAGGTAAAGCTGTTCCACTTAAAGACCCACTTTCTTATGAACTTTTTGGTATAAAGTTTAAAAACCCTGTATGGACTGCTTCAGGCTGTTTTTCCTACGGTCTTGAGGTTGCCCAGAACCTTTACGATATATCAGAGCTTGGTGCTGTTGTTGTAAAGGGCCTTTCCTACAGGCCAAGGGAAGGAAATCCACCTCAGAGAATAGTTGAGACACCATGTGGTATGCTTAACTCAATAGGTCTCCAGAATCCCGGGGTTGAGTACTTCATCAAAAATATACTTCCTCAGTTAAGGGAGTACGACACGGTTATAGTTGCAAATGTTTTTGGTGAGGACGAGGATGAGTATCTGAAAGTAGCAGAAGTTTTAAATAAAGCTGATGGGGTTGATCTACTTGAGCTTAACGTCTCATGTCCAAACGTGAAAAAAGGTGGAATAGCCTTTGGTTCTGATCCAGAAACACTTTTCAATCTCGTTTATAGACTGAAGCAGGTAATGGAAAAGCCTCTTCTTGTTAAGCTGAGTCCAAATATCACAGATATTTTAGACACAGCGACAGCCTCAGTTGAGGCAGGTGCTGACGGCCTTGTTCTTATAAACACACTTCTCGGTATGGCTATAGATATTGATAAAGAAGAGCCTATTATCGGTATGAGGACAGGTGGTCTTTCAGGGCCTGCTATACTTCCTGTTGCTGTCAGAATGATATACCAGGTCTATGAAAAGTACGGCTCATCTGTTCCTATTATTGGGGTAGGTGGAATAACTACAGCTCAGGATGCTCTCCAGCATATACTTGCAGGAGCTGTTTCTGTTCAGATAGGAACAGCAAACTTTTATGATCCTTACTCACCATTAAAGGTTATAAAGGGCTTAAAGGAACATCTTGACAAAAAAGGTTATGACCATTTCCTCCAGCTTGTTGGTAAAGCCCATAAAATAAAGATAAAGGAGGTATGA
- a CDS encoding glycosyltransferase produces the protein MKKDIRILEIIDSHGWCGTKEQTYLITRELSGYFHVDLALAFDHKEMIERLDKKVPLKFYEIDNGSKRRFNIKNYRRLYRIITEGNYDVVIPNSSWSFNYLRIIYPFLKKKPKVIAMRRSGYIPSFVSKYLKYSIADRIVVVSKDVAKQLAENGFFPEKLVTIESGIDLSRFKPYDEFRDAVREELGISDREKVFINVANWQPWRKGQDILLKAFKDLNCENCRLILVGNDTDGEEAKSMIDQLGLKDKVITLGFRPDVDRLLQGADFFVLSSNSEGIAGALLQAMASGKVVLSTLAGGIAEYLKDGYNGFSVPVGDTKGLEEKMRQMLSLSDDQYRAISKNAVETAKRYSIEETTKKWVKLIEEVVNS, from the coding sequence TTGAAAAAGGATATAAGGATACTTGAGATAATAGACAGCCACGGCTGGTGTGGAACAAAGGAGCAGACATATCTCATAACAAGGGAGCTGTCAGGATATTTCCATGTTGATCTTGCACTTGCTTTTGATCATAAAGAGATGATAGAGAGGCTTGATAAAAAAGTCCCTCTGAAATTTTACGAGATAGACAACGGGAGCAAAAGAAGGTTTAATATAAAAAACTACAGAAGGCTTTACAGAATAATAACCGAAGGAAATTACGATGTTGTAATTCCAAACTCCTCGTGGTCTTTTAACTACCTCAGGATCATTTACCCTTTTCTGAAGAAAAAACCAAAAGTTATAGCAATGAGAAGATCGGGATATATCCCTTCATTTGTCTCGAAGTATCTCAAGTACTCAATAGCTGACAGAATTGTTGTTGTTTCAAAGGATGTTGCAAAGCAGCTTGCTGAAAATGGTTTCTTCCCCGAAAAACTTGTGACTATAGAAAGCGGAATAGACCTTTCAAGGTTTAAACCTTATGATGAGTTCAGAGATGCTGTAAGGGAAGAACTTGGGATATCTGATAGGGAAAAAGTTTTCATAAATGTTGCAAACTGGCAGCCGTGGAGAAAAGGCCAGGACATACTTTTAAAAGCTTTCAAGGATCTTAACTGTGAAAACTGCAGGCTGATACTTGTAGGAAACGATACAGATGGTGAGGAAGCAAAGAGTATGATAGATCAGCTTGGACTTAAAGATAAGGTTATTACACTTGGTTTCAGACCTGATGTTGACAGGCTTCTTCAGGGAGCTGACTTTTTTGTTCTATCATCAAACTCTGAAGGGATAGCAGGTGCTCTCCTTCAGGCTATGGCTTCTGGAAAGGTGGTCTTATCTACACTTGCTGGAGGTATAGCTGAATATCTAAAGGATGGGTACAACGGTTTTTCTGTTCCTGTTGGCGACACAAAAGGTCTTGAGGAAAAGATGAGACAGATGCTCAGCCTATCGGATGATCAGTACAGAGCCATATCAAAAAATGCTGTTGAGACAGCAAAAAGATACTCTATAGAAGAGACAACGAAAAAATGGGTTAAACTGATAGAAGAAGTTGTGAACAGCTGA
- a CDS encoding methyl-accepting chemotaxis protein, giving the protein MYFFSNLSIKTKLLILSLVPVLVILFYSGLIFNGNYNKYRETQSLEHAVNLSVKLSAVVHEVQKERGRTAGFLGSEGKEFRSELSAQRKLTDKKVDELKSYIRKIDLSHLPEGLKMEINVILEKVDTIPQIRREVDDFSITLREAIKLYTDINTKLLHAIGSIAKYSSDAKITRELAAYVNFLLAKERMGIERAVLSAVFARDSFNEHLYQRFLSLLSEQRAFLTGFKMLATDKFLNFYKKTMVGKAIKEVERMENIALEKASVGAFGIDPSYWFDTITEKINLMKKVEDYMSDSLINDISAAKESVFRSLILETAFSAVIISAILLLGFVIQRSINRSIQVIKESVDYIAQTKDFTKKIYLDSKDEMHDIADAVNNFLEASKKAIEQAKISAEENASIASELSATAVEIGKRAEEESKIVMETTEKALGTQEPLRNLVSKLDETKEEIKKANGILNRASNQINELIVTVKRSAEEEMDIVRELETLKRSTDKTQEVLKLIEDIADQTNLLALNAAIEAARAGEVGRGFAVVADEVRSLAEKSREYVDSITETISELINEINLITEKISFNAENITRLTESSSHVERDVDEVTSVMDQTVRMAEDASVSVRSIVSEIEEIIKDIERINEISGANARSVEEIATATEHLYKLIENLNKILEEFKT; this is encoded by the coding sequence ATGTATTTTTTCTCTAATCTCTCAATAAAGACAAAACTACTTATACTTTCATTAGTTCCTGTTCTGGTCATACTTTTTTACTCAGGATTAATATTCAATGGAAACTACAATAAATACAGAGAGACCCAATCTTTAGAACATGCTGTTAATCTTTCTGTTAAGCTATCTGCTGTTGTTCACGAAGTCCAGAAAGAGAGAGGAAGAACCGCTGGTTTTCTTGGTAGTGAGGGAAAGGAGTTCAGATCTGAGCTTTCAGCCCAGAGAAAATTAACTGATAAAAAGGTAGATGAGTTAAAAAGTTATATAAGAAAGATAGACCTTTCCCATCTTCCCGAAGGCTTGAAGATGGAGATAAATGTTATCCTTGAGAAGGTAGATACGATCCCGCAGATAAGAAGAGAGGTTGATGATTTTAGCATAACATTGAGAGAAGCTATAAAGTTATACACCGATATAAACACAAAATTACTACATGCCATCGGTTCAATAGCAAAGTACAGCTCTGATGCGAAGATAACAAGGGAACTTGCAGCATACGTGAACTTCTTATTAGCAAAGGAAAGAATGGGTATTGAAAGAGCTGTTCTTTCAGCTGTTTTTGCAAGGGATTCTTTTAATGAACATCTCTACCAGAGGTTTCTTTCTTTACTTTCGGAACAGAGAGCCTTTCTTACAGGCTTTAAGATGCTTGCAACAGACAAATTCCTTAATTTCTACAAAAAAACGATGGTTGGAAAAGCTATAAAAGAAGTAGAAAGGATGGAAAATATAGCCCTTGAAAAGGCGTCTGTAGGCGCGTTTGGAATAGATCCGTCATACTGGTTTGATACGATAACTGAAAAGATAAACCTTATGAAGAAGGTTGAAGATTATATGTCCGACAGCCTGATAAATGATATATCTGCTGCAAAGGAGAGTGTTTTTAGAAGTCTGATTTTAGAGACAGCCTTTTCAGCGGTTATTATATCAGCTATTTTACTCCTTGGATTCGTTATACAGAGATCAATTAACAGGTCTATACAAGTTATAAAGGAAAGTGTTGATTATATAGCCCAGACAAAAGATTTCACGAAAAAGATTTACCTTGACTCAAAGGATGAGATGCATGATATAGCTGATGCTGTAAATAACTTCCTTGAGGCGTCAAAGAAGGCTATAGAGCAGGCTAAGATCTCTGCAGAAGAGAATGCTTCTATAGCATCAGAGCTTTCAGCAACAGCTGTTGAGATAGGAAAAAGGGCGGAAGAAGAATCAAAAATAGTGATGGAAACAACTGAAAAAGCCCTTGGAACACAGGAACCTTTAAGAAATCTCGTAAGTAAACTTGATGAGACAAAAGAAGAGATAAAGAAGGCAAACGGGATACTTAACAGGGCAAGTAACCAGATAAATGAGCTTATAGTTACAGTTAAAAGAAGTGCTGAAGAGGAGATGGATATTGTCAGGGAGCTTGAAACACTTAAAAGAAGCACAGATAAGACACAGGAGGTTCTTAAACTTATAGAGGATATAGCTGACCAGACGAACCTTCTCGCTTTAAATGCTGCGATTGAGGCTGCAAGGGCAGGTGAGGTTGGAAGGGGTTTTGCTGTTGTTGCAGATGAGGTAAGATCACTTGCTGAGAAATCAAGGGAGTATGTTGACAGTATAACCGAGACAATATCCGAACTTATAAATGAGATAAACCTTATAACAGAAAAAATATCCTTTAATGCAGAGAATATAACAAGACTGACGGAATCGTCATCACATGTTGAAAGGGATGTGGATGAGGTCACATCCGTTATGGATCAGACTGTCAGGATGGCTGAGGACGCCTCTGTAAGTGTGAGATCTATAGTTTCTGAGATAGAGGAGATAATAAAAGATATAGAAAGGATTAATGAGATATCTGGAGCTAATGCGAGAAGTGTTGAGGAGATAGCAACAGCCACGGAACATCTGTACAAACTTATAGAGAATCTGAACAAGATACTTGAGGAGTTTAAAACATGA
- a CDS encoding SDR family NAD(P)-dependent oxidoreductase yields the protein MQAKGQTVLVTGAAGFIGWKTSKLLLEGGFNVVGIDNMNSYYDVRLKEWRKKDLERYENFRFFHIDIENLGALRVLFDSFQFDAVLNLAARAGVRYSMENPHVYLQTNAQGTLNLLEMMKDHGIKKMVLASTSSLYAGQPMPFKEDLPVNTPISPYAASKKAAEVMAYTYHYLYGLDITVVRYFTVYGPAGRPDMSIFRFIKWIDEGKPIKLFGDGSQARDFTYVDDIAKGTVLAMKNLGYEIINLGGGKNPISLKSIIQKIEDLLGKKAVIEYRPFHKADMKETWADIEKAEKILGWRPEISIDEGLKRTVQWYIENREWLKDIKLEEGKQNI from the coding sequence ATGCAAGCAAAAGGTCAGACAGTTCTTGTAACAGGAGCAGCGGGATTTATTGGATGGAAAACATCAAAACTACTCCTTGAAGGCGGTTTTAATGTTGTTGGGATTGACAATATGAACAGCTACTATGATGTCCGCCTTAAAGAGTGGAGAAAGAAAGATCTTGAAAGGTATGAAAACTTCAGGTTTTTCCATATTGATATAGAAAATTTAGGAGCTTTGAGGGTTCTTTTTGATAGCTTCCAGTTTGATGCTGTTTTGAACCTCGCAGCAAGGGCAGGTGTTAGATACTCAATGGAGAATCCACATGTTTACCTCCAGACAAACGCACAGGGAACATTAAATCTACTTGAGATGATGAAAGATCACGGTATAAAAAAGATGGTTTTAGCTTCAACATCATCTCTTTACGCCGGACAGCCTATGCCTTTCAAGGAAGACCTACCTGTAAATACACCTATATCACCTTACGCTGCTTCAAAAAAGGCTGCCGAAGTTATGGCCTACACTTACCATTATCTTTACGGTCTCGATATAACAGTTGTAAGATACTTCACAGTTTACGGTCCCGCAGGAAGACCTGATATGAGTATATTCAGGTTTATAAAATGGATAGACGAGGGAAAACCTATAAAGCTTTTCGGGGACGGATCACAGGCAAGGGATTTTACATATGTTGATGATATAGCCAAGGGGACAGTTCTGGCAATGAAAAATCTCGGGTATGAGATCATAAATCTCGGTGGGGGTAAAAACCCAATCTCTTTAAAAAGTATCATCCAGAAGATAGAAGATCTACTTGGAAAGAAGGCTGTAATAGAGTACAGACCTTTTCATAAAGCTGATATGAAGGAGACATGGGCTGATATTGAGAAAGCTGAAAAAATACTTGGATGGCGTCCTGAGATAAGTATTGATGAAGGGTTAAAAAGAACTGTCCAGTGGTATATTGAGAACAGAGAATGGCTTAAAGATATAAAACTTGAAGAGGGAAAACAGAATATATAG
- a CDS encoding antibiotic biosynthesis monooxygenase family protein: MIVIMTKFFVNPKHREDFKKRAIEGFGEKGIKGQKGFIKMNVLEPKNFEGMPPNDVFIIETYWESEEDFIRFTESEAFKKAHEEPPPKEWFTTFPVVEVYEVIKEVKE, from the coding sequence ATGATAGTAATTATGACAAAGTTCTTCGTTAATCCAAAACACAGGGAGGATTTCAAGAAAAGAGCTATAGAAGGCTTTGGAGAAAAAGGGATAAAGGGACAGAAAGGCTTTATAAAGATGAATGTTCTTGAACCTAAAAATTTTGAGGGTATGCCTCCTAATGATGTTTTTATTATAGAAACATACTGGGAAAGTGAGGAGGATTTTATAAGATTTACAGAAAGCGAAGCATTCAAAAAGGCACATGAGGAACCACCACCAAAAGAGTGGTTTACAACATTTCCTGTTGTTGAAGTTTACGAGGTTATAAAAGAGGTTAAGGAGTAA
- a CDS encoding M3 family metallopeptidase, which translates to MFPEFTVSDENIDQQKEAVLKQIEENKKEIEKLLEIKDKTYKNFVRPYQLLQEKLGWLFSPISHLNYVKNSEKTQEAYTSVLPALTEYHTSISQDERLYRAFKQIYENEKDTLNQEQKKVLQDLIRDFELSGVGLPEDERKKIKDINIKLSQLQNSFAQNILNATDSYEMIIEDPDDVKELPEIEKDNAKIERDGREVYRFTLHQPSYIAYMTYGSNREKREQLYRAYVTRAPENEKILEEILSLRYEKARILGFKNYAELSLATKMAKSPQQVIDFLRELARKSRPQAEREYEELNEFVKDLGLKDDVQAYDFAYYSEKLKKEKFNVDDEEYKPYFEKNSVVEGLFKFLNRFLKLDFEKVDVPVWDETVDVYHIYRKGSLIGRLYLDLEAREGKRDGAWMDEWVSHHEDEKGNIIPPVAFIVANFSPSTDKNPSLLRPYDVETLFHEMGHALHHLLSEVKEPFVSGIAGVEWDAVEFPSQFFEKFAYDREVLKLFAKHYRTGEPMPEEMMDRLKNAKNFQSALAMVRQLEFALFDMLIHLDRYTAEDVQKILDQVREEVSVIKPPSYNKFQWSFSHIFAGGYAAGYYSYKWAEVLSADAYFMFIDNGIYNDELSESFYTEILSKGGSRPADQLFRNFAGREPDIDALLRLSGIKNGQEVS; encoded by the coding sequence ATGTTTCCTGAGTTTACAGTATCGGACGAAAATATAGATCAGCAGAAAGAGGCTGTTTTAAAACAGATAGAGGAAAATAAAAAAGAGATAGAGAAGTTATTGGAGATTAAGGATAAAACCTATAAAAACTTTGTGAGACCATACCAGTTACTTCAGGAGAAGTTAGGCTGGCTTTTCAGCCCTATATCACATCTGAATTACGTAAAGAACTCAGAAAAGACACAGGAAGCTTATACATCTGTACTTCCCGCTCTTACAGAGTACCATACATCTATTTCTCAGGATGAGAGGCTTTACAGAGCTTTTAAACAGATATATGAGAATGAGAAGGACACACTCAATCAGGAACAGAAAAAGGTTCTTCAGGATCTTATAAGGGATTTTGAGCTTTCAGGTGTGGGTCTTCCTGAAGATGAGAGGAAAAAGATAAAAGATATAAATATTAAGCTATCACAGCTCCAGAACAGCTTTGCCCAGAATATACTCAACGCAACCGACAGTTACGAGATGATAATTGAAGATCCTGATGATGTAAAGGAGCTCCCAGAGATAGAAAAGGATAACGCAAAAATAGAAAGAGATGGCAGAGAGGTCTACAGATTTACACTTCACCAGCCAAGTTATATAGCCTATATGACCTATGGATCAAACAGGGAGAAAAGGGAGCAGCTCTACAGAGCCTATGTTACTAGAGCACCTGAAAATGAGAAGATACTTGAGGAGATACTGAGCCTTAGGTATGAAAAGGCAAGAATTTTAGGTTTTAAAAACTATGCTGAGCTTTCACTGGCAACAAAGATGGCAAAATCACCACAGCAGGTTATAGATTTTCTCAGAGAGCTTGCAAGAAAGAGCAGACCCCAAGCAGAAAGAGAGTATGAGGAACTTAATGAGTTTGTAAAAGATCTTGGTCTTAAAGACGATGTTCAGGCTTACGATTTTGCATACTACAGCGAAAAACTGAAGAAAGAAAAGTTTAACGTTGATGATGAAGAGTACAAGCCTTACTTTGAGAAAAACAGTGTGGTTGAAGGACTTTTTAAATTCCTGAACAGATTTTTAAAGCTTGATTTTGAAAAGGTAGATGTTCCTGTTTGGGATGAGACAGTTGATGTTTACCATATTTACAGAAAAGGATCGTTAATAGGAAGGCTCTATCTTGATCTTGAGGCGAGAGAAGGAAAGAGAGATGGTGCATGGATGGATGAGTGGGTATCCCACCATGAAGACGAAAAAGGTAATATAATCCCACCTGTTGCATTTATTGTTGCCAACTTCTCACCATCTACAGACAAAAATCCATCACTTCTCAGACCTTACGATGTTGAGACCTTATTCCATGAGATGGGACACGCTCTACACCATCTTTTGAGTGAAGTAAAGGAACCATTTGTAAGCGGGATAGCAGGTGTTGAGTGGGACGCTGTTGAGTTTCCTTCACAGTTCTTTGAGAAGTTTGCCTATGACAGGGAAGTTTTAAAGCTTTTTGCAAAACATTACAGAACCGGAGAGCCCATGCCTGAAGAGATGATGGACAGGCTGAAAAATGCTAAAAACTTCCAGTCTGCACTTGCTATGGTAAGACAGCTTGAGTTTGCACTTTTTGATATGCTTATACATCTTGACAGGTATACAGCAGAGGATGTTCAGAAGATACTGGATCAGGTCAGGGAAGAGGTTTCTGTTATTAAACCTCCTTCTTACAATAAGTTCCAGTGGTCTTTCAGCCATATATTTGCCGGTGGGTATGCTGCAGGATACTACAGCTACAAATGGGCTGAGGTTCTTTCAGCTGACGCTTACTTTATGTTCATAGATAACGGTATATACAACGATGAGCTATCAGAGAGTTTTTATACAGAAATACTCTCAAAAGGTGGAAGCAGACCTGCAGATCAGCTTTTTAGAAATTTTGCAGGAAGAGAGCCTGATATAGATGCATTACTAAGACTTAGTGGAATAAAAAACGGACAGGAGGTTTCGTAA